From the genome of Agromyces intestinalis:
AGCGTGCCGACGGGCAGTGGGCGCGGGCGAAGGGGTTCGACACCTTCTGCCCGCTCGGCCCCGTCATCGAGACCGAGTTCGACCCCGCGGCATCCTCGATCTCGACGAGCGTGAACGGAGAGCGTGCGCAGCAGGCGCCGTTCACCGACCTCGTGCACTCGATCCCGGCGATCATCGCCTACGCGGCGGCGGCGTTCACGCTGTTGCCCGGCGACGTGATCCTCACCGGCACGCCGGCGGGCGTCGGCCCGATCGTCGACGGTGACACCGTCGAGGTCACCGTGCAGGGCCTCGGCACCCTCTCGAACCCGGTGCGGGCGGCGGGCTGAGCGCTACCGGACTCGCGACGCCGCTCGCAGGAGCGCGCGCAGCGCCGACGTGACGTCCTCCTCGTCGTTCCACAGGTGGAACGCGACCCGGGCGCGCCCGGCGCGACCCGACGCCGTGATGCCGTTCGCCGTGAGCGCGCGCAGGTCGTCACCGTCGGCGTCGGGCCAGGTCACGATGGCGCTGACGGATGCCTCGAGCCCGATGCCGGCCCGGAACGCGTTCGCGAGCCCCACGTCGTGCCGACGCACCGACTCGAGGTCGAGCGCGGCGGCGAAGCCGAGTGCCACCTCCGCGCCGACCCAGGCGTGCCACGCGGGGGAGACGTCGAAGCGGTGCGCGTCGTCGGCCAGATGCAGGTCGGGGCCGTAGCAGCTCGCCCACGGGTCGGCGCCCGAGTACCAGCCCGCGGCCTGCGGCGTGAACTCGGCGAGTGCGCGATCGCCGAACGAGGCGAACGCGGCACCGCGGGGGGCGCCGAGCCATTTGTAGGCGTGGCAGACGACGAGGTCGGCATCGATCCGGGTGGTCGGCAGCCAGCCCGTCGCCTGCGTGGTGTCGACGACGAGCAGCGCTCCGGCCGTACGGGCAGCGCGCGAGATCGCGTCGAGGTCGGCGACGTCGCCGGTGGCCGACTGCACCAGCGACACGGCGACGAGCGCGGTGCGCGACCCGATCGCGTCGGCGAGGGCGGCCAGCGGCACGTGCCGCACCTGCAGATCGTCGCGTGCGAGGAACGGCGCGACGACCGAGCTGAAGTCGCCGTCGACGCACAACACCTCGGCCCCCGTCGGCAGCGACGCCGCGGCGAACCCGACGAACACCGACACCTGCGAGCCGATCGCGATACGCGACGGCTCCGTGCCGAGCAGGCGCGCGGCGTGCCCGCGGCCGCGTTCGACGGCGCCCGAGTAGTCGCCGGCTGCGGCGTCGCCGCGGCTCCAACGGTCGAGGTCGCGCGCGACGGCGTCGCGGGTCGCGAACGTCGGCAGGCCCATCGTGCAGGCGGCGAGGTATCCGCGGCCGTCGGGGTAGGCGGAGCTGGCGGGATCCATGCGACCAGTCTCGGCGGGCCGTTTTCATTCGACAACCGCAGGTGTTCGATGAATGAAATAACCAGTCGTTATGATTTCAGGATGACGGATGCTGCGACCGACGAACTCGTCGCCGACCTGGTCGCCGCGATCGACGTGCAGACCGTGCGCGTCGTGCGCGCGGTCGCCGAGCACTGCTCGCTCACCGCAGCCGCGGTCGCGCTGGGCTACAGCCAGCCCGCGGTCAGTCAGCAGCTGCGGCGTTTCGAGGATCGCACCGGCGTCGCACTCGTCGAGCGCGTGGGTCGGGGCATCCGCCTGACCGAGGCCGGTCGCGTGCTCGCCCGACACGCGCACGCGGTCGCGACCGCCCTCGAAGCCGCCGCGGGGGAGCTGGCCGCGCTGCGCGGCCTGCGGGCCGGGCGGGTGCGGCTCGTCGCGTTCCCGTCGGCGTCGGCGACGCTCGTGCCGAGGCTCATCGCCGAGCTCGGGCGCACGCACCCGGGCCTGACCGTCACGTACGTCGAGGCCGAGCCGCCCGAGGCGGTCGCCGCCGTGCGCGCCGACCGCGCCGACCTCGCGGTGACGTTCAGCTACCCCGGCGACCGCGACGACCCCCACCGCGAGAGCGCGCGCGGCCTCGACGTGCACGACTTCGGGCGCGAACCGG
Proteins encoded in this window:
- a CDS encoding aminotransferase class V-fold PLP-dependent enzyme — translated: MDPASSAYPDGRGYLAACTMGLPTFATRDAVARDLDRWSRGDAAAGDYSGAVERGRGHAARLLGTEPSRIAIGSQVSVFVGFAAASLPTGAEVLCVDGDFSSVVAPFLARDDLQVRHVPLAALADAIGSRTALVAVSLVQSATGDVADLDAISRAARTAGALLVVDTTQATGWLPTTRIDADLVVCHAYKWLGAPRGAAFASFGDRALAEFTPQAAGWYSGADPWASCYGPDLHLADDAHRFDVSPAWHAWVGAEVALGFAAALDLESVRRHDVGLANAFRAGIGLEASVSAIVTWPDADGDDLRALTANGITASGRAGRARVAFHLWNDEEDVTSALRALLRAASRVR
- a CDS encoding LysR family transcriptional regulator, giving the protein MTDAATDELVADLVAAIDVQTVRVVRAVAEHCSLTAAAVALGYSQPAVSQQLRRFEDRTGVALVERVGRGIRLTEAGRVLARHAHAVATALEAAAGELAALRGLRAGRVRLVAFPSASATLVPRLIAELGRTHPGLTVTYVEAEPPEAVAAVRADRADLAVTFSYPGDRDDPHRESARGLDVHDFGREPVRLVLPAQHPAASDEVVDLATLAHEPWIAGCPRCRGHLLDLADDAGFLPRIVVETDNFVAVEGMVAQGLGVALLPGLALAASPRHPGVVTRPTARSDERSLHLVTARGGARVPAVAAAMRALETARSTLGAVDTMDSDV